One stretch of Streptomyces peucetius DNA includes these proteins:
- a CDS encoding bifunctional 3-phenylpropionate/cinnamic acid dioxygenase ferredoxin subunit, with protein sequence MMIPACRVADLPRGEAFRIEFDPPVAVFHTEDGEFYAIDDTCTHQDASLSDGWLEGCEVECPLHASKFDVRTGSVDAPPARLPVRTHQVLLEDGMIYVKLSDAPPNLPPSCVAARLGAVPVAGGAA encoded by the coding sequence ATGATGATTCCTGCGTGCCGTGTCGCCGATCTGCCGCGAGGCGAGGCGTTCCGGATCGAGTTTGACCCGCCCGTCGCCGTGTTCCACACCGAGGACGGCGAGTTCTACGCGATTGACGACACGTGCACCCATCAGGACGCCTCGCTCTCCGACGGATGGCTGGAGGGGTGCGAGGTCGAATGCCCCCTGCACGCTTCGAAGTTCGACGTGCGCACCGGAAGCGTGGACGCCCCGCCGGCCCGGCTCCCCGTGCGCACCCACCAGGTCCTGCTCGAGGACGGCATGATCTACGTCAAGCTTTCCGACGCCCCGCCGAACCTCCCGCCCTCCTGTGTCGCCGCACGGCTCGGAGCCGTCCCGGTCGCCGGAGGCGCTGCGTGA
- the folP gene encoding dihydropteroate synthase, with protein MGVVNVTPDSFSDGGLSFAPQTALAHGHALFEQGADIVDVGGESTRPGAARPPVEEELRRVVPVVRELAAAGGTVSVDTMRAEVAARALDAGARLVNDVSGGLADPAMLPLMARAGTPYVVMHWRGHAAGMQANAAYDDVVTDVVDELRLRVEAALQAGIGPGCLIVDPGLGFAKTPEHNWELLGRLGEVGALGCPLLVGASRKSFLGRLLADPATGRVRPARLRDAATTAVSVLAAAQGVWCLRVHDVASTLDAVRVTARWGAEAAAPAQTSLR; from the coding sequence ATGGGCGTCGTCAACGTCACGCCGGACTCCTTCTCCGACGGCGGGCTGTCGTTCGCTCCGCAAACGGCACTCGCGCACGGACACGCCCTGTTCGAGCAGGGAGCGGACATCGTGGACGTGGGCGGTGAGTCGACCCGCCCCGGCGCGGCCCGTCCACCGGTCGAGGAGGAGCTGCGGCGCGTCGTGCCTGTTGTGCGGGAACTCGCCGCGGCGGGCGGAACCGTCAGCGTCGACACCATGCGGGCCGAGGTCGCCGCCCGCGCCCTCGATGCCGGTGCACGGCTGGTCAACGACGTCTCGGGCGGCCTTGCCGACCCGGCGATGCTGCCGCTGATGGCCCGGGCCGGCACGCCGTACGTGGTGATGCACTGGCGCGGCCACGCAGCCGGCATGCAGGCGAACGCCGCATACGACGACGTCGTCACCGACGTGGTCGACGAGCTGCGCCTGAGGGTCGAGGCAGCGTTGCAGGCAGGGATCGGGCCCGGGTGCCTGATAGTCGACCCCGGGCTGGGTTTCGCCAAGACGCCCGAGCACAACTGGGAGCTGCTGGGCCGTCTCGGGGAGGTCGGCGCGCTGGGCTGTCCCCTTCTCGTGGGCGCGTCACGCAAGTCGTTCCTCGGGCGCTTGCTGGCGGACCCGGCGACGGGCCGCGTGCGCCCGGCGCGGTTGCGGGATGCCGCGACCACCGCTGTTTCCGTACTCGCCGCCGCGCAGGGCGTCTGGTGCCTGCGCGTGCACGATGTGGCCTCGACGCTCGACGCGGTGCGGGTGACCGCCCGCTGGGGCGCCGAGGCGGCGGCCCCGGCGCAGACGTCCCTGCGCTGA
- a CDS encoding aromatic ring-hydroxylating oxygenase subunit alpha gives MSRTSLSPSLIATLSGEYYTDPSVFAAEQERVFEAMWFCAVRASELAGPGAFRTVQVGRESVLISRSRDGSVRAFLNICRHRGAKLCTEESGEVKRAFQCPYHAWTYGLDGKLVAAPNLTSMPDIDRVEYGLVNVHVREWLGYVWVCLAQTPPSFEADVIGAVAERLGGAEPIENYGIDDLRVGRRITYDVKANWKLIIENFMECYHCATIHPELTEVLPEFADGFAAQYYVGHGARFGEEVKGFTVDGGEGLDRIPGVAQEQDRRYYAITVRPQVFVNLVPDHVIFHRMYPMAHDRTVVECDWLYLPHVVESGKDVDRSVELFHRVNQQDFDACERTQPAMSSRAYAKGGVLVPSEHHIGEFHTWLQARLGA, from the coding sequence ATGAGCAGGACCAGTCTGTCCCCGAGCTTGATCGCCACGTTGTCCGGGGAGTACTACACCGATCCTTCAGTCTTCGCTGCCGAGCAGGAGCGTGTTTTCGAGGCCATGTGGTTCTGTGCGGTCCGTGCTTCGGAGCTGGCCGGGCCCGGTGCTTTCCGCACGGTTCAGGTGGGGCGGGAGAGTGTGTTGATCTCGCGTTCCCGGGACGGTTCGGTCAGGGCGTTTTTGAACATCTGCCGGCACCGTGGTGCGAAGTTGTGCACGGAGGAGTCGGGTGAGGTCAAGCGGGCGTTCCAGTGCCCGTACCATGCCTGGACCTACGGTCTGGACGGCAAGTTGGTCGCGGCTCCGAATCTGACGTCGATGCCGGACATCGACCGGGTCGAGTACGGGCTGGTCAATGTCCATGTCCGTGAGTGGCTCGGGTATGTGTGGGTGTGTCTTGCGCAGACGCCGCCGTCGTTCGAGGCGGATGTGATCGGTGCGGTGGCTGAGCGGTTGGGCGGCGCCGAGCCGATCGAGAACTACGGGATCGATGACCTTCGGGTGGGCCGGCGGATCACGTATGACGTGAAGGCCAACTGGAAGCTGATCATCGAGAATTTCATGGAGTGCTACCACTGCGCCACCATTCATCCCGAACTGACGGAGGTGTTGCCGGAGTTCGCGGACGGGTTCGCGGCGCAGTACTACGTCGGCCATGGTGCCCGGTTCGGTGAGGAGGTCAAGGGGTTCACGGTCGACGGCGGTGAGGGTCTGGACCGTATTCCGGGTGTGGCGCAGGAGCAGGATCGTCGCTACTACGCGATCACCGTGCGGCCGCAGGTGTTCGTCAACCTGGTGCCGGACCATGTGATCTTCCACCGGATGTATCCGATGGCGCACGATCGCACGGTCGTGGAGTGCGACTGGCTTTACTTGCCCCACGTCGTGGAGAGCGGCAAGGACGTGGACCGGTCGGTGGAGCTGTTCCACCGGGTGAACCAGCAGGACTTCGATGCCTGCGAGCGCACCCAGCCGGCGATGAGTTCGAGGGCGTATGCCAAGGGCGGTGTCCTGGTGCCCAGCGAGCACCACATCGGCGAATTCCACACCTGGCTGCAGGCCCGCCTGGGCGCATAA
- a CDS encoding FdhF/YdeP family oxidoreductase, whose translation MARKAPRVDPGEDALEVTEPKRWAVGIPAVTHALRMGYDQMGVRRTALTLLKVNQKDGFDCPGCAWPEGDHRSKAEFCENGAKAVAEEATVRRVTREFFAAHPVGELAGRSDYWLGQQGRLTEPMYKPADSDTYAPVTWETAFDIIAQQLKALRSPDEAAFYTSGRTSNEAAYLYQLLVRQFGTNNLPDCSNMCHESSGSALTETIGVGKGSVHLDDLYCADLIFVVGQNPGTNHPRMLSALEMAKRRGARIVAVNPLPEAGLLRFKNPQNARGVAGGGTPLADRFLQIRLGGDQALFQALSRLLLDAEDAAPGTVLDHDFITAHTDGFEAYAEHLRTLDWDDVAEATGLAREAIEEAARDVLSARSVVVCWAMGLTQHKHSVPTIREVVNFLLLRGNIGRPGAGVCPVRGHSNVQGDRTMGIYEKPAPEFLDALRGEFGFDPPRHHGFDAVETIRAMGTGDVKVFFAMGGNFVSAAPDTAATERALRNCRLTVQVSTKLNRSHAVCGREALILPVLGRTERDRGPDGQDRFVTVEDSMGMVHASRGGLPPASPHLLSEPAVVCRLAHALFGPDDQVPWAAFEADYDTARDSIARVVPDFTDFNARVRQPGGFTLPHAPRDERYFPTRTGKANFTVNPLQVLRVPPGRLLLQTLRSHDQYNTTIYGLDDRYRGIHQGRRVVFVHPDDLAEHQITDGDLVDLVSEWQDGPERRAEAFRAVAYDTPRGCCAAYFPEANVLVPLDSVADISNTPTSKSIVVRLEPRAAARTDERPATPTGPLGPCGTQSM comes from the coding sequence ATGGCACGCAAGGCGCCGCGCGTGGACCCCGGCGAGGACGCACTGGAAGTGACCGAGCCAAAGCGCTGGGCCGTCGGGATCCCCGCGGTGACCCATGCGCTGCGCATGGGGTACGACCAGATGGGCGTGCGGCGCACCGCGCTGACCCTGCTGAAGGTCAACCAGAAGGACGGCTTCGACTGCCCCGGTTGCGCCTGGCCCGAGGGCGATCACCGCAGCAAGGCCGAGTTCTGCGAGAACGGCGCCAAGGCCGTCGCCGAGGAGGCCACCGTCCGCCGGGTGACGCGGGAGTTCTTCGCCGCACACCCGGTGGGCGAACTCGCGGGCCGCAGCGACTACTGGCTGGGCCAGCAGGGCCGCCTCACCGAGCCGATGTACAAGCCGGCCGACTCCGACACGTACGCGCCGGTCACCTGGGAGACGGCGTTCGACATCATCGCCCAGCAGCTCAAAGCACTGCGAAGCCCCGACGAGGCCGCGTTCTACACCTCGGGACGGACCTCCAACGAGGCCGCCTACCTCTATCAGCTCCTCGTACGGCAATTCGGCACCAACAACCTGCCGGACTGCTCCAACATGTGCCACGAGTCGAGCGGCTCGGCGCTCACCGAGACGATCGGGGTGGGCAAGGGCAGTGTCCACCTCGATGATCTGTACTGCGCCGACCTGATCTTCGTCGTCGGGCAGAATCCCGGCACCAACCACCCGCGGATGCTGTCCGCGCTGGAGATGGCCAAGCGGCGCGGTGCGCGCATCGTGGCGGTGAACCCGCTGCCCGAGGCCGGGCTGCTGCGCTTCAAGAATCCGCAGAACGCCCGCGGAGTCGCAGGCGGCGGCACGCCCCTGGCGGACCGTTTCCTGCAGATCCGGCTCGGCGGCGACCAGGCGCTCTTCCAGGCGCTGTCACGGCTGCTGCTGGACGCCGAGGACGCCGCGCCCGGCACGGTCCTCGACCACGACTTCATCACCGCACACACCGACGGCTTCGAGGCCTACGCCGAACACCTGCGCACACTCGACTGGGACGACGTCGCCGAGGCGACCGGACTCGCGCGCGAAGCCATCGAGGAGGCCGCACGCGACGTCCTGTCCGCCCGGTCGGTCGTGGTGTGCTGGGCCATGGGCCTCACCCAGCACAAGCACTCCGTGCCCACCATCCGCGAGGTGGTAAACTTCCTGCTGCTGCGAGGGAACATCGGCCGCCCCGGCGCCGGAGTGTGCCCCGTGCGAGGCCACTCCAACGTCCAGGGCGACCGGACGATGGGCATCTACGAGAAGCCGGCGCCGGAATTCCTCGACGCGCTGCGAGGCGAATTCGGATTCGACCCGCCCCGCCACCACGGTTTCGACGCGGTGGAGACGATCCGGGCTATGGGCACCGGGGACGTGAAGGTGTTCTTCGCCATGGGCGGCAACTTCGTCTCCGCCGCTCCGGACACGGCCGCCACAGAGCGCGCCCTGCGAAACTGCCGGCTGACCGTGCAGGTCTCCACCAAGCTCAACCGCTCCCACGCCGTCTGCGGCCGAGAAGCCCTCATCCTTCCCGTCCTCGGCCGTACCGAACGCGACCGGGGACCCGACGGGCAGGACCGGTTCGTCACCGTCGAGGACTCGATGGGGATGGTGCACGCATCGCGCGGTGGGCTGCCCCCTGCCTCCCCGCACCTGCTCTCCGAGCCGGCCGTCGTCTGCCGGCTGGCCCATGCCCTCTTCGGGCCCGATGACCAAGTGCCGTGGGCGGCCTTCGAGGCCGACTACGACACCGCCCGCGACAGCATCGCCCGGGTCGTGCCCGACTTCACCGACTTCAACGCCCGGGTCCGGCAGCCCGGAGGCTTCACCCTGCCGCACGCTCCTCGCGACGAGCGGTACTTCCCCACCCGCACGGGCAAGGCCAACTTCACGGTCAACCCGCTTCAGGTACTGCGCGTCCCGCCCGGCCGCCTGCTGCTGCAGACACTGCGCAGCCACGACCAGTACAACACCACGATTTACGGCCTCGACGACCGCTATCGCGGCATCCACCAGGGACGCAGAGTGGTGTTCGTCCACCCCGACGACCTCGCCGAGCACCAGATCACCGACGGTGATCTGGTGGACCTCGTCAGCGAGTGGCAGGACGGCCCGGAGCGGCGGGCGGAGGCCTTCCGAGCCGTCGCCTACGACACGCCCCGCGGCTGCTGCGCGGCCTACTTCCCCGAGGCCAATGTGCTCGTCCCGCTCGACTCGGTGGCCGACATCTCCAACACGCCGACGTCCAAGAGCATCGTGGTCCGGCTCGAGCCGCGTGCGGCAGCCCGCACCGACGAGAGGCCGGCGACGCCGACCGGACCCCTGGGCCCGTGTGGGACTCAGTCGATGTAG
- a CDS encoding IclR family transcriptional regulator: MSNHTADGETTGPAAGGVQSVDRAVSVLEILAQRGEAGVSEVAAEIDVHKSTAFRLLGALEARDLVEQATERGKYRLGFGIVRLAGAVTGSLDLIQQGRPVCERLAEEIGETVNIAVLQEHYAVNLDQVRGPGAVGTYNWVGQLTPPHATSSGKILLAHLSAKERAAVAAGSGMQKLTPHTITAKTKLEKALAEARERGYAVSLEEFEIGLHAVAAPIRSRDGEVIAALSASGPEYRFTEERIHELAPVLREGADEISHRMGYID; this comes from the coding sequence ATGAGCAACCATACGGCAGATGGCGAAACAACAGGTCCCGCGGCGGGCGGTGTGCAGTCCGTCGACCGTGCCGTCAGCGTCCTGGAGATCCTCGCCCAGCGCGGCGAGGCGGGCGTGAGCGAGGTCGCCGCAGAGATCGACGTTCACAAGTCGACCGCGTTCCGTCTGCTCGGGGCGCTGGAGGCGCGTGATCTGGTTGAGCAGGCGACCGAGAGGGGCAAGTACCGGCTCGGCTTCGGCATCGTGCGCCTGGCAGGCGCGGTCACGGGCAGTCTCGACCTCATCCAGCAGGGCCGGCCGGTGTGCGAGCGGCTCGCCGAGGAGATCGGTGAGACCGTCAACATCGCCGTCCTGCAGGAGCACTACGCGGTCAACCTCGACCAAGTGCGTGGCCCGGGCGCGGTCGGCACGTACAACTGGGTCGGGCAGCTCACCCCGCCGCACGCCACTTCCAGCGGCAAGATCCTTCTGGCTCACCTGTCGGCGAAGGAGCGGGCCGCAGTAGCCGCGGGGTCCGGGATGCAGAAGCTGACGCCGCACACCATCACCGCCAAGACCAAACTCGAGAAGGCTCTCGCCGAGGCGCGGGAGCGCGGTTACGCCGTGTCACTGGAGGAATTCGAGATCGGACTGCACGCCGTGGCGGCGCCGATCCGGTCCCGCGACGGCGAAGTCATCGCCGCCCTCAGCGCCTCCGGCCCCGAGTACCGCTTCACCGAGGAACGGATCCACGAGCTCGCCCCCGTGCTGCGCGAAGGCGCCGACGAAATCAGCCACCGCATGGGCTACATCGACTGA
- the purU gene encoding formyltetrahydrofolate deformylase, whose translation MSPRPQSGSEFVLTLSCPDRAGLVHAVTTFLVGHSGNILESHQFDDRLQNRFFMRVHFDVSDPDISLRELRTGFGPVAEAYRITWQLHDAATPTRTLIMVSKFGHCLNDLLFRRSTGTLNIEIPAIVSNHPDFEPLAQNYGIPFHHIPVTPQTKGEAEARLLQLVDELDIDLVVLARYMQILSDDLCKQLDGRAINIHHSFLPSFKGARPYVQAHERGVKLVGATAHYVTSDLDEGPIIEQDVVRVDHSRAPDELVTLGRDVEAQVLARAVEWHSESRVLVNGNRTVVFR comes from the coding sequence ATGTCTCCTCGACCGCAGTCCGGCAGCGAGTTCGTCCTCACCCTTTCGTGCCCTGACCGGGCCGGTCTCGTCCACGCCGTGACCACCTTTCTCGTCGGCCACTCCGGCAACATCCTGGAGAGCCATCAGTTCGACGACCGACTGCAGAACCGATTCTTCATGCGGGTGCACTTCGATGTCTCTGATCCGGACATTTCACTGAGGGAGCTGCGCACCGGTTTCGGCCCGGTGGCCGAGGCCTACCGAATCACCTGGCAGTTGCACGACGCGGCGACCCCGACCCGCACACTGATCATGGTGTCGAAGTTCGGCCACTGCCTGAACGACCTGCTCTTCCGCAGGTCCACGGGCACGCTCAACATCGAGATCCCGGCGATCGTCTCCAACCACCCTGACTTCGAGCCGCTGGCGCAGAACTACGGCATCCCGTTCCACCACATCCCGGTGACCCCGCAGACGAAGGGCGAGGCGGAGGCCCGACTGCTGCAGCTCGTGGACGAGCTCGACATCGACCTCGTCGTTCTCGCCCGCTACATGCAGATCCTCTCCGATGACCTGTGCAAGCAGCTCGACGGCCGGGCGATCAACATCCACCACTCGTTCCTGCCGAGCTTCAAGGGCGCGCGGCCGTACGTCCAGGCGCATGAGCGCGGCGTCAAGCTCGTCGGAGCCACGGCGCACTACGTCACGTCGGACCTCGACGAAGGCCCGATCATCGAACAGGACGTTGTCCGCGTGGACCACTCGCGCGCCCCGGACGAGCTGGTCACCCTGGGCCGCGATGTCGAGGCCCAGGTACTCGCCCGCGCCGTGGAGTGGCACAGCGAGAGCCGCGTGCTGGTCAACGGCAACCGCACGGTCGTGTTTCGCTGA
- a CDS encoding cupin domain-containing protein — protein sequence MTISVNAGSLPSDELEDRKDLAPPTATPLGGPMRTRSRRIFTSDDGRIVSGTWECEPGDSAWDFADRGEVIHVLSGRMTCEEKGGAKTEVGPGTTAVFPIGWQGTWTIHETLRKVFVIYT from the coding sequence ATGACCATCAGCGTGAACGCCGGATCGCTGCCCTCCGACGAACTCGAGGACAGAAAGGATCTGGCCCCGCCGACAGCCACGCCGCTCGGCGGGCCCATGCGGACCCGCAGCCGGCGGATCTTCACCTCGGACGACGGCAGGATCGTCAGCGGAACATGGGAGTGCGAACCCGGGGACTCGGCGTGGGACTTCGCCGACCGCGGCGAAGTCATCCACGTGCTGTCCGGGCGCATGACGTGCGAAGAGAAGGGCGGAGCGAAGACCGAGGTCGGCCCTGGAACCACAGCAGTGTTCCCCATCGGCTGGCAGGGCACGTGGACGATCCACGAGACCCTGCGCAAGGTCTTCGTCATCTACACGTAG
- a CDS encoding BCCT family transporter, which translates to MAAQQMATSPGDTSDAERVGTRRRSSIAPRVFWPSAILIVAFVLYATIFRGAAQGHVSTVQEKIVGGLGWYYTAIVSLFVIFALWVGVGRYGDIKLGKDDEKPEFGLGSWLAMLFAAGMGIGLVFWGVAEPLNHFVNPRPGVGESAADRGEFSMVQTFLHWGIHPWAIYVVVGLTVAYSVHRKGRPVSIRWALEPILGNRIRGRWGDAIDVIAIIGTVFGVATSLGFGVLQISSGLEFEGWVADPGRTVQVALVIGISVVAAVSVVTGVAKGIKWLSNTNMALATVILLFVLIAGPTLFILNGFVQDIGAYLQNILALSFDTGAAQGDAGTAWVKAWTVFYWGWWISWAPFVGIFIARISRGRTVREFVTGVLLVPTLLTFLWFAVFGGSALHREMFGADGLVGAGGAVDTNSALFRLLDALPGSTIVAGMAILLIVLFFVTSSDSGSYVVAMLSSGGNPHPPVWNRLFWAAAQGAVAVALLVASGTGTASLTTLQTVAIIIAVPFSLVMLGMCIATIRSFHRERQAHLAAQRRKQHERLVDEAVAAIEEGMENGTLSGGSGDSDTVLGKR; encoded by the coding sequence ATGGCCGCCCAACAGATGGCGACTTCGCCAGGTGACACATCGGATGCGGAACGAGTGGGGACGCGCCGCAGGTCGTCGATCGCGCCACGTGTCTTCTGGCCCTCCGCGATCCTCATCGTTGCTTTCGTGCTGTACGCCACGATCTTCAGGGGCGCGGCACAGGGCCATGTCAGCACGGTTCAAGAGAAAATCGTCGGCGGTCTTGGCTGGTATTACACCGCCATTGTCTCGCTCTTTGTGATCTTCGCCCTCTGGGTCGGTGTCGGACGGTACGGAGATATCAAACTCGGCAAGGACGATGAGAAGCCGGAGTTCGGCCTGGGGTCGTGGCTGGCGATGCTGTTTGCCGCCGGTATGGGTATCGGGCTGGTCTTCTGGGGAGTCGCCGAGCCGCTGAACCACTTCGTCAACCCCAGGCCGGGAGTCGGCGAAAGTGCAGCCGATCGGGGCGAGTTCTCCATGGTGCAGACGTTCCTGCACTGGGGCATCCACCCGTGGGCGATCTACGTCGTGGTCGGCCTGACAGTCGCGTACTCCGTGCACCGCAAGGGCCGCCCGGTCTCGATCCGCTGGGCCCTGGAGCCGATTCTGGGCAACCGGATCAGGGGCCGCTGGGGGGATGCCATCGACGTCATCGCGATCATCGGAACGGTCTTCGGTGTGGCTACCTCCCTCGGCTTCGGCGTGCTGCAGATCTCCTCCGGACTGGAGTTCGAGGGGTGGGTGGCCGACCCCGGTCGGACCGTGCAGGTCGCCCTCGTCATCGGCATCTCCGTGGTCGCCGCCGTCTCCGTGGTCACCGGCGTCGCCAAGGGCATCAAGTGGCTGTCGAACACCAATATGGCACTGGCTACCGTGATCCTGCTGTTCGTTCTCATCGCCGGCCCGACGCTCTTCATCCTCAACGGCTTTGTCCAGGACATCGGCGCGTATCTGCAGAACATCCTCGCGCTGAGCTTTGACACCGGTGCTGCGCAGGGCGACGCCGGCACCGCATGGGTCAAGGCGTGGACGGTCTTCTACTGGGGCTGGTGGATTTCCTGGGCCCCGTTCGTCGGCATCTTCATCGCCCGCATTTCCCGCGGCCGCACCGTCCGTGAGTTCGTCACCGGCGTGCTGCTGGTACCGACCCTCCTGACCTTCCTCTGGTTCGCCGTCTTCGGCGGCTCGGCGCTGCACCGTGAGATGTTCGGCGCCGACGGACTCGTCGGTGCCGGTGGCGCGGTCGACACGAACAGCGCGCTCTTCCGACTGCTCGACGCGCTGCCGGGCAGCACGATCGTCGCCGGGATGGCGATCTTGCTGATCGTGCTGTTCTTCGTCACCTCCTCCGACTCGGGCAGCTATGTGGTCGCCATGCTGTCCTCCGGCGGCAACCCCCATCCGCCGGTGTGGAACCGGCTGTTCTGGGCGGCCGCTCAGGGCGCCGTGGCCGTCGCGCTGCTGGTCGCCAGCGGCACCGGCACTGCCTCCCTGACCACGCTGCAGACGGTTGCGATCATCATCGCGGTGCCGTTCAGCCTGGTGATGCTCGGCATGTGTATCGCTACCATCAGGTCCTTCCACCGGGAGCGCCAGGCCCATCTGGCGGCCCAGCGGAGAAAGCAGCACGAGCGGCTCGTCGACGAGGCCGTCGCGGCGATCGAGGAGGGAATGGAGAACGGCACCCTCTCCGGAGGGTCAGGCGACTCCGACACCGTGCTGGGCAAGAGGTAG
- a CDS encoding S-(hydroxymethyl)mycothiol dehydrogenase codes for MTHEVRAVVARKKGAPVSVETILVPDPGPGEALVQVQACGVCHTDLHYREGGIADEFPFLLGHEAAGVVEAVGDGVTDVAPGDFVVLNWRAVCGGQCRACSKGKPWYCFATHNATQAMTLADGTPLSPALGIGAFSEKTLVAAGQCTKVDSTASAAAAGLLGCGVMAGFGAAVNTGGVGRGDSIAVIGCGGVGMAAIAGAKVAGAGRIIAVDVDERKLRWAEKFGATDTVDSSRTDAVEAIRALTGGFGADVVVDAVGRPETYKQAFYARDLAGTAVLVGVPTPELTVDLPLLDVFGRGGALKSSWYGDCLPSRDFPALIDLYLQGRFDLAEFVSEKIALDEVEAAFAKMHRGEVLRSVVVL; via the coding sequence GTGACACACGAGGTACGCGCCGTCGTCGCCCGGAAGAAGGGCGCTCCGGTCTCGGTGGAGACCATCCTGGTTCCCGACCCCGGCCCGGGCGAGGCGCTGGTGCAGGTGCAGGCCTGCGGCGTCTGTCACACCGACCTGCATTACCGGGAGGGCGGGATCGCCGACGAGTTCCCCTTCCTGCTCGGCCATGAGGCCGCGGGCGTGGTGGAGGCGGTCGGGGATGGCGTCACCGACGTCGCACCCGGCGACTTCGTCGTGCTCAACTGGCGCGCGGTCTGCGGCGGCCAGTGCCGGGCCTGCAGCAAGGGCAAGCCCTGGTACTGCTTTGCCACCCACAACGCCACCCAGGCGATGACGCTGGCCGACGGCACCCCACTGTCCCCGGCTCTGGGTATCGGCGCGTTCTCCGAGAAGACCCTGGTCGCCGCCGGCCAGTGCACCAAGGTGGACTCGACCGCCTCCGCCGCCGCGGCGGGACTGCTCGGCTGCGGCGTGATGGCCGGGTTCGGCGCCGCGGTCAACACCGGCGGGGTGGGCCGCGGGGACTCGATCGCGGTGATCGGCTGCGGCGGCGTGGGCATGGCTGCCATCGCGGGCGCCAAGGTGGCCGGTGCCGGCCGCATCATCGCCGTCGACGTCGACGAGCGGAAGCTGAGGTGGGCCGAAAAGTTCGGCGCCACCGACACCGTCGACTCCTCCAGGACCGACGCCGTCGAGGCCATCCGCGCCCTCACCGGCGGCTTCGGCGCCGACGTCGTCGTGGACGCCGTGGGTCGTCCTGAAACCTACAAGCAGGCCTTCTACGCCCGCGACCTGGCCGGCACCGCCGTCCTGGTCGGCGTCCCCACCCCGGAACTGACCGTAGACCTCCCCCTGCTGGACGTCTTCGGCCGCGGCGGGGCACTGAAGTCCTCCTGGTACGGCGACTGCCTGCCCTCCCGGGACTTCCCCGCCCTGATCGACCTCTACTTGCAAGGCCGCTTCGACCTGGCGGAGTTCGTCAGCGAGAAGATCGCCCTCGACGAGGTGGAAGCGGCGTTCGCCAAGATGCACCGCGGTGAGGTCCTGCGCTCGGTGGTCGTCCTGTGA
- a CDS encoding MBL fold metallo-hydrolase, whose protein sequence is MTARIEHLVTSGTFQLDGGSWEVDNNVWLIGDDREVLVIDAAHDAAAIAAAVGDRRLVGIVCTHAHNDHINAAPALAARTGAPILLHPADAVLWKEVHPDREHGHWELVDGELLAVADTGLYVLHTPGHSPGAICLYAPELGVLFSGDTLFQGGPGATGRSYSDFDTIIASIRDRLLTLPADTTVHPGHGATTSIGAEAPHLDDWIARGH, encoded by the coding sequence GTGACGGCGCGGATCGAGCACCTGGTCACCTCCGGAACCTTCCAGCTGGACGGGGGTAGTTGGGAGGTGGACAACAACGTCTGGCTCATCGGTGACGACCGGGAGGTCTTGGTCATCGACGCTGCGCACGACGCAGCGGCGATCGCGGCCGCTGTCGGCGACCGGCGTCTGGTCGGCATCGTGTGCACCCACGCCCACAACGACCACATCAACGCCGCCCCTGCTCTCGCCGCCCGCACCGGGGCGCCCATCCTGCTCCATCCGGCCGACGCGGTGCTGTGGAAGGAGGTGCACCCCGACAGGGAGCACGGGCACTGGGAACTCGTCGACGGCGAGCTGCTGGCCGTGGCAGACACCGGACTGTATGTGCTGCACACTCCCGGGCACTCTCCCGGGGCGATCTGCCTGTACGCGCCCGAGCTGGGCGTCCTGTTCTCCGGCGACACTCTTTTCCAGGGCGGTCCCGGGGCCACCGGCCGATCCTACTCCGACTTCGACACCATCATCGCCTCCATCCGCGACCGGCTGCTCACGCTCCCCGCCGACACCACCGTCCACCCCGGTCATGGCGCCACCACCTCGATCGGGGCCGAAGCCCCCCATCTCGACGACTGGATCGCCCGAGGGCACTGA